The following is a genomic window from Xenopus laevis strain J_2021 chromosome 2L, Xenopus_laevis_v10.1, whole genome shotgun sequence.
TCTTTCACAGTTTAAATGGTCGGAAAGCTTGCTTATGTCTGGTTAACATGGTACaacaaatatatcttttttttttaagtttgccacaattatatatctgtattaagcaatatttttccctttttttgtcaGCAGCTCTTCATCTCATGATCTCTCAAATCCTTGGGACCAAACAAACTTGCAAAGAAATTCTGAAAATTTTAGCTCCATGGGGAGTATGGACAGTATTGACCAAACATATCAGTTTGGAAGACTTTCATCTGCAAAGTCCAATAACAGTATCGATTATGTAGGAAGCCAGAATAAGAGAGATTCTGCATATGGTTCTTTTTCTGCAAGTTTCAGCACTCCAGATCATACCTTATCTAAAACTGCTTCTGCATCAACAGAGAATATTCTGTATAAAAACAATGACTTGGACAACACACAGCGGGGTTATAGCAAGACAAGTCCATCTTTGAATGAGACCATACGGTCTGCAGATAAACCAGGAATCCAGTCTTCTTCTATTAACGAGACAAGCAAAATACAGAGGACAGAAGATCATGCTGAACCTAGATATTCTGGGCGATCAAACTTTGGTCCTGTATGGAATATTCCTGATAAGAAAAAGACAGCTTCACCTCCCCCTCCACCACCACCACAACGCAGTGATAGTTATGCAGTCACTAAAATCCACGAGAAGCCTACCAGCTTTATGCACTTGGATGCTTCAAGCACTCAGCACTTTAATGTTGCAAATAAGTCTGATGCAAAACCTGACTGGAACTTGGAAATATCTGAACAGCAAAGACCTATGAGAGCACATGACAGGACTGTAGCTGATACAAGAAGAACCAGCAATTCCTCCTACCATGCTGAATTAAATGTAGATCAAGGGTTGTCCCCCTATAAGGACAAATACCCAAGCAATTTACCCAGTGTGAGTAGAATGCAGGCTTCATTATCTACCAATGATGTTAGGTTTGCGCAGCCCGTCTACAGCTATCATCACCAGCGGCAATATAGTGATGAAAGCACTCTTTTTCAGAACACAAGGGCATCAGCACTGCATAGATCCCAACAACAGCCAATGAAATATGAATCTAGTTTCAATCACGTGCCAGCTGACTTGGCTTATGTTTACCATCCTCATCAGTTGAGAGTACCTGCTACTTCTGCAGGTTTTAGCAGTGggaaaataaatgtagaaaacaATGGGCAGAACCATTTTCAGAATGTGAGTCTAAAATTTTCTCAGGGGAATACGACACACCATCAATGTAAGGAGGAGGAATACTATGCACCAGAGGTAAATTCTGGAAGAAAATCTGTCCAGCCGGAAAATACTGTCACTAAAGTTGAAATGTCAGATTACGGTCTACCTCAGGAAAGCATTGAACCGTCACAAATAAACTGTGAAAAGAATGGCCTAAACATATCTGAGAAAAGGGATAATTCTTTAGGTAATATTGAACATATAATCAATAAAACCACTggacattcagaagaaaaatgtaACAACAGATTTAACCAGGTGGGTCATTCTGGAAAAGGTTCCAATAGATCAAATCAAGATTCTTGGAGAAAGGAAGCAAATAAGATAACACCTCTAGTAACACCAATGTTGCATTCTTTAGCACAAGAAGGAAGAAATCGGTCTGAAAGTTTCCCGGATGCTGAATTTGAAAAACAGCCTTTCCCAGATGCAAGCAAACAATCTCGCAGAAGTGATCGTTTTGCAACAACTCTGAGAAATGAAATTCAGCTAAGGCGAGCACGTCTGCAAAAGAGCAAAAGTACAGCTGCCTTGACTGAGTCTAATGAAACAGAAACCTCGGAAAACTGGAGACAAGACTCTCTGGAAAGCCCATCTTCTGAGGGTTCTTTTTCAAGCACCTACAGAAGCCATCTGCAAGAGGCCCAAGCCCGTGTTTTAAGAGCCACTTCTTTCAAAAGAAGAGACCTTGACACTGGAATTTCTGATCATTTATCTCAGTTTCAAGATCGAAAAATGCAGGTCTCAAACTTTTCAGGTCTTCCTTTAGAGCCTGTTCAACCTAAGCAAAACACAGCTGGTGGCAGCTCACAAAATGTATCTCGTATTGGAGCAAGAAAAAGGTTCACCACTCAGCAGAAGCTAATGTCCTTCTCAGAGCCTGAGAAAATTAATGAAGTTGGCGTTTCTGAAGACCAATACAATTTCCGTGCTGAAAGTTCTACTAAAGCAACTAAGGGATCTTTTGCAGACAGATGGAAATTCTTTGAAGAGACCAGCAAATGTGCACAAACAAAGGTTCTACCAAAAGTCCAGCCAGAGGAAACTTTTGAAATAACCACTGATAAGGATTATGCTAAGAGTTTTAATGAGCAAGACAAAAGGACTTGGGCAGTGTCTGAACAGAATACTACTGCTAAAAGCCATTCCCCTGATAAAATTACAACAGAACCTCGTCAGAGATTAGGGACTTTTGCAGAATATGAGGCATCTTGGAAAGAACAGAAAATACAATTGGAGAGAAAAAATTCTGGCAGATGTCACTCAGCTGACAACATCCTTGATGCTGGTCTTGAGCAAAATCCTAAAGCACAGTACATTCATGAGAGGTCCAAGTCCTCTcctacaacagatttttatgcaCAGGTAAGCAAGAGGTACAGTTATTGGAtccggttatccagaaatctccgaattacaggaaggctgtctaccatagactccatattaaagaataatttaaacatttttgaaatgattacctttttctctaataataaaaaagtaccttgtatttgatcccatctATGATAtagataatccttattggaggcagaataatcctattgggtttaattaatgtttaaatgttttttagtatacttgaagtatggggatccaaattacaaaaagaaccgttatctgtaaaaacccaggtcccaagcattctggataacaggtcccatacctgtttgttAATAAAGGTACTCTATCAACAGAGGATCGCTATCCAACACCCCACATTTTTTGTAAGAGCATTGAATCAGTGTTGACTGTCACAATGGAAGGTAGCAATCAGTAAAGAAAGGTCAAGTGCATtgcctgtatattatatttttatactgaatgtgTTCTGCTTACAGgagattatatttattatatatattgtactgtaaTTATTTTGAGGTAGATGATGTAGCAGAAGAAACAGCTGCAAAAATTGCCTTTTAGAGAATACAAACAATGTTTATATTGTCAATATTCTGGCAGGGGACATAGGGAATTTTTATTTCCAGTTCTTGATTAACTTGTTCGAGAACTGACTGACAGATTCATAAGGACATAGCTGCTGCTTTTATTAGAAGAGGGACTATTGGCCTGCTGGTTGGATGAGACTCTACTGGACAATTTTGTGGCCCAAGAAAACCATTGATTTCTTTGTATGACTCCATAATTGTATTATAATCTTGCAATCTGTTATAATGTATGCTAGTTATTTATTGGCGTTGGTGGgaacatttgaacaaaatagtttTTAGTTGATTTTCTGCTCTGTTGATTCTGTTCTTTAGTGCATAAGCATTTTTGAAGTGTAGAGTACTTTTAAGGCTGCTTTCTTTTTCACTTATATCcattttcaaaattgttttcttttgttcaTGTGAATGTTCTTTATGGAAGTTGTCTACATTAAGCTTAGGAAGCCAGTCCTATAATTTATTATGAGAGGCTTTCATATTTGTCTGCCACATGATCTTAGTgcacaggtcctgagcaatcgAATTCTGAATAGTGTTGAGTGAGGAAACAATGGAATATAGTTGTTAGTCTTCTGCAAGTTGCAGACTGCACCTTGCACTGTAGCTAAAAATGAAACCTATTTTAGcctgattttattatatttggcatacttctaatatatatataaatcatttccCCATGAGTTTTCTCAGGGCAGTTAGAACATTCATTTTGTGAGCCTCTTCCCATTAGGTTGCACGGAAATGGGTCTATTAATGGCAAATTCTGCCACTGTTAGGTGGCAGGTACTGTATATTAGAGGCTTGACCGGTGAAATGTATCTGGTCTCTTGAGCCTCaagaaattttacattttatttacaaatgttcATTAAGTTATATCAGTTAATTAAATTGGTAACGTGGACCTTTAATTAAATTTCATTGTTACAGCGTGTATTTCTGTGCCTTTTATGTAATCCTTTTTGTCCTGAATTAGCGAAACTGCATTTTTGCTGTATCAGGTCCTAAGCCCTTTGTCTTTTCACTCATGGCTCATATGACTGTAGTTAATGTAGATTTGAATCTTTTCACGATCCTGCTCTTGCCAAGGCTTTTTACACGGCTTTGTGGGGATTGCCTACTAAACCATCTCCCTGCAACACTTTGATTACTTACAGTTTAATACTACAAAGGCATATTTTCCAGTTACATTCTTAATGCAATTTTCTTCTTTGTTTGTGAGAGGTAGCAAATAGAACTGTAGTGTTGATTTACAAATTCAGGCAACACTGAATGGTTATACTTTTATCGTAATACTACAAAATATCTGTTTACATACAGGCAACTTATATCCTCTCTTTATAAATTGCTTAGGTGCATAAACACAATCTGATCtgccaaaaatacatatatacatttttttatatgtatatgcatGATTCTTCAGATTGAGAGGACATCATGCTTGTCTGCTTCTGCTGATGTGATGGATTTTGGGACTTGAAGTGCTTTCCAGACAGCTGCCATGTCTCCTTCATTTTACAGTCAGCAGAAACATTATTCTCATGCATCAGCGCTTGAGGTGTCCAGGCGGCCATGGGTGGGGTTACTACCTATATTAAATAAACTGTATGGGAAAGGGATGAGTGGAGACAGATCAGGTTGGGCAGGAGAGGTGTTTGTACCTGCagactgtaatataaactggGAGAAACATGGTGGGCTGTGCACAGATTTTCTGCAAAGCATAGAGAATTCAAGCACTGTATCCATTATTGCAGCTAGGATATActtgtgagtgagtgtgtgtgcttacacacatatacaggtaatttatatatatataggtgtccaaaaacctgttatccagaaatgttttcatccagaaatgttttcatCCAGAAAATCTGGTTCTTTTCTTTTAACGGAATTTTTTCActaaccaaaataaaataattagcaaACGGTGTTTTATAGGCACAAAGAAATAATACCATTCCCTGTAGATGTCTATTTATATTTAGATACACGTGTTGTGCCAGTATACCTGCCTGGTAGCAGTGCTGAAGATTAATTTAACATGCAAGCAGCTGAACGCGTGTGAAGTTTTCTTGGCTCAATAGCTTGTGCTGTTTATTTTCTTCCCCAGTAAGAGCACAATGAAGAATAGCAACAGCACAGCAAATCCGGTAAAGCACTGAGAGTCATGTGGTAGGGCTGCTGCGTTCTGAGCCAAGCCAGCATGATAAGACAGCTCTCTATTGGCTTCATATAGACTCAGGCAGACCAAACCCACAAATAAAAGGTTCCATAATAACAGGATTTTCTCTGTTCTGAAATTTGATGACTGCCTGACTTACTGTGCTTTGAAATCATTTCTACAGGGAGCAGCCGTTGAATCAAAGCAGCAGTCAGAGAGCGTGAGGAAAGACTCTGAGAATTCTAACTCGACACACTGCCGCAGTAGCACAGGGGATTCTTCCACAAGGTAAGGTGTATTCCTGTCCTTGTTGCCAAGGTTAATATTGTCACTGCGATTAAATGTCACCAGTGCTCATGTACAGAATGCATCTACTTTAACTTCCTAGCTGTGGAGATTGCATTGTCTGTTGTGTCAGTATCTGGCATGTAGTaacctattttattattaaaaatccaGATCCAAACAGAGAGAAATATGCAGACTACCTTCTCTGTGCTACAGCTGATTGATTTATTTGCAGTAGCTTAtgcttttttcagtttattgttaggaatttttaaagaaatacagtattACATGTAAACACTGAAATAAATCGCAGCTAAACCATTGAAACTTTTACAGAATATTGCACAAAATGACTTAGGGTATACTAGGGTACTgtcaaaaaaacaatattacaaaaaatcctccaaattgCCTATACAAATAAGTTGGGTGATGTCCATAGAATTTAATGGAGAACTgcctttatgttttatttgcttttaaaaggaaaatgtcaaaCTCAGCATCATATATTGTATTAGACtgagaaaaatgtgttttgaatGCTTATGATTTTATTTGCCAGTGTAATGCAGCTCTAGTGTCTGTCTCACACTGGAGCTATGTATGTAATGCATCCAGTATACTTTATgaacatacaaaaaatataaatgaaaggtTTTGTGTAATGAAAGTCCAGTTGAACTGTGTGACTGTCTGGGTAGGAAGCATACATTACTGTGAGTGCTGCATATTTGGTGACTGCATTGAACAGTCCACCTACAAGAGAATTTAGCTAGGGCAATGTCATACTTAGTCCATTCACTAAATGCAGAAGGCATGATATTAATTGTGAAAACAATGTGTGGAATGCAGTGCCTGCAACAATGTGCTGCTCTGGCAAAGGACagatatttttctttcattaaattgcaagaagaatataaatggcacaaaaccaaaaaatgtaaaatggcagttttattattcaaagcaaatatgtatatatatatatatatatatatatatatgaaaggctACATCAGACAGCAAAGCTTCTAAAATGGGGATTCCTTATGAAGGGTTCATATAAACCCAATTTTAGgctgttacatttttaaaactttttttaactcGATCTAGGGAAGTGAGTTAGTGGAACAAtgtttgtaaaattgtaaaaaatgggCAAACCCTGACCTGCTTAGCAACATCAATGCATGCCATTTGCTTAGTGTATTGAACTTGGACCGTAACAAAATTTTCACATTAAATCACATTTGTGCATGCGTTTGAAATACTAATCTTGCCGTTCATGATTTCTAAAATAATTGGCTGATTGTTAGTATTCCAGCTATTTTACATTACTTATCTATTGTATCAGTATGGGATTTCAGTCACAAAATCTGGTTccgtaaaaaaaaatagatcagtTTCAAAAACACAGGACGAATATGTCCTTCAATAGCTGGCGCTCTCAAGCTAATATTTTCCCTTTTGCTCCACTACAGCAGAATCTCAGGGTTTTGCCAAGTGCTCAGGGTCATTGGGTCTTACATCATCTTTGTCAAATTTTGCCAGGTAGTAGAGTTTTGTAGATCTATACAAGGGCTACTTTTCTCTAGtagtttgtagggatgcactattttggattcggccgaacccacgaatccttcgtgaaagattagaccgaataccgaaccaaatcctaatttgtgacaaaaagtcatgtgatttccctccccacccctaattttcatctgcaaattaggactctgattcggttcggccgggcagaaggattcggtcaaatccgatATGCCCACGTTGagttgggcaatattgggctaatccgatcgtgggccctagggcccacagttggatcataatgtagccaacacaggcagtcggatcgtgggaccgcatcaacgaatagatgaggctgcgatctgacgggatttttaatcctgtTGGAGGGCcttacacacgggccaataagctgctacTCGGTCtgctggcagcttttatcggcccgtgtattgcTAGCTTTAGGCTCTTGTTTTCAATCTGCCTTATAGCTGTAGCCAGAGAATGATTTCAGTATGGTGGAGAGGCACAGTTGGCTGTTCACGAATTTGAAACTTAAACATTtcccatccctttaaataaactggttAGTTATTCCCAATAGTCCCTGTGTTGGTGGagcatacattattattattattattattattattagcattcaTTTTtacaccaacatattgcacaggaTGCATTCTAATTTCAGTCAGTACAAGCAAGTGTGCTCATTAACCAGGGTCAGTTTCATACAAGTAGAACATAAAAACTTCAGTCAGATAGTGGTTTGGTTGGAATCAGCCACAGGACCCGCAGTACTAATAACTTCTCCACCATGCCTCGTATATAAACACAGTGGCAGTCCAATTGTGACTGACTATATACTTTGGGCCATCTGTACTGCAATGTTTGCTCCTGCTTCATTGCACATTAGTACAGCCACTAAACTGCCAATTGGAGAGAAACTCTACCTATTAAGCATGAAATGTGCATATAACAATCGTTTACTTGTCATTGcaagaattttttaaatattataaatgttatttcaTTACACTTACCCAGGAGATGAGTTATAACACTAAAAAACATATCTTCATGTTTCAGGTCCTAGACAAAACAACATCTGGTTGTATGACATTATTTGAGAGCATAATAAATGCCTAGACCTGAACATCCTTTTAAGTGTGATGACTCATTGTAAGTCTTTGCTTAGTGAAGGACATGTTTAATATAGAACAAATGTAAATAATGCTGACTGTGTCCATTCCTAGAGTGTTTCTTAAAAATGTAGCTACTTAGTGAAAAGTACAAAGTATAGTCTTTATGGTTTTTATTACACAATGTATTTGTTTTCCTGTTCActttttgttacatagttaaatctgggttgaaaaaagacaaaagtccatcaagttcaatccctgcaaatgaaaacccagcatccatacacacacccctccataccctcacataaattatatatacccatacctatactaactatagaatttagtatcacaatagcctttgatattatgtctgtccaagaaatcatccaatccactcttaaaagcattaacagaatcagccatcacaacatcatccacaatctcactgtcctcactgtgaagaaccacctgcattgctttaaattaaatttattatcttctagtctgaagggcggcgatcctctttatgggtaaaaaggtcccctgctatttgtctataatgtcctctaatgaacttgtaaagtgtaatcatgtcccatcgcaagcaccttttttccagagaaaacaaccccaaccttgacagtctactctcataatttaaatcttccattcctCGAagcaatttagttgcacgtctctgcactctctccagctcatttatatccctcttaaggactaaagtccaaaaactgcactgcatactctaggTGAGGCCTTTGTAGGGACctttaaagaggcataattatgttttcatcacttgagttaatgcccttttttattttgttctaa
Proteins encoded in this region:
- the shroom2.L gene encoding protein Shroom2 isoform X4, coding for MENLEPRAGQERFLPEDTRVQHSLLDQGQTVVERKLMEGYRLVDVILTGGAPWGFTLKGGKEHGEPLIITKVEDGNKAADILMAGDEIVNINDQQLLGYRQEAICLVKGSHKILKMIVKRRNDVSYRPHSWHSNKLIESAMDTVTPQISNATPFWNSSSSSHDLSNPWDQTNLQRNSENFSSMGSMDSIDQTYQFGRLSSAKSNNSIDYVGSQNKRDSAYGSFSASFSTPDHTLSKTASASTENILYKNNDLDNTQRGYSKTSPSLNETIRSADKPGIQSSSINETSKIQRTEDHAEPRYSGRSNFGPVWNIPDKKKTASPPPPPPPQRSDSYAVTKIHEKPTSFMHLDASSTQHFNVANKSDAKPDWNLEISEQQRPMRAHDRTVADTRRTSNSSYHAELNVDQGLSPYKDKYPSNLPSVSRMQASLSTNDVRFAQPVYSYHHQRQYSDESTLFQNTRASALHRSQQQPMKYESSFNHVPADLAYVYHPHQLRVPATSAGFSSGKINVENNGQNHFQNVSLKFSQGNTTHHQCKEEEYYAPEVNSGRKSVQPENTVTKVEMSDYGLPQESIEPSQINCEKNGLNISEKRDNSLGNIEHIINKTTGHSEEKCNNRFNQVGHSGKGSNRSNQDSWRKEANKITPLVTPMLHSLAQEGRNRSESFPDAEFEKQPFPDASKQSRRSDRFATTLRNEIQLRRARLQKSKSTAALTESNETETSENWRQDSLESPSSEGSFSSTYRSHLQEAQARVLRATSFKRRDLDTGISDHLSQFQDRKMQVSNFSGLPLEPVQPKQNTAGGSSQNVSRIGARKRFTTQQKLMSFSEPEKINEVGVSEDQYNFRAESSTKATKGSFADRWKFFEETSKCAQTKVLPKVQPEETFEITTDKDYAKSFNEQDKRTWAVSEQNTTAKSHSPDKITTEPRQRLGTFAEYEASWKEQKIQLERKNSGRCHSADNILDAGLEQNPKAQYIHERSKSSPTTDFYAQGAAVESKQQSESVRKDSENSNSTHCRSSTGDSSTRINRIVEVGDQCGATCEQGALTCNTDWKPHEKSFQLPEPSNESQQSRARSGTLPDDYRYASENVKQGTWDIGFSAVPISEASPDLTNADNDLWQDHPAVHKKRGTAPQRPPPPKLKNKYWRQNGSSSSLATSSESLLTAQGRRAQSYSPSSQDTLPPQSLQKQSPGTYPDKHSSIHIYDYQLPLPPENDQYPIDKNYTESELSSKSHLQIPGMEPSRSPSPQFAPQKLTDKPPLLVPDENLSRIERVIDNTTVKMVPIKIVHSETHAEKESRHNLLSAIEPTALPSGLAKDQLKTLSTSEQSYSRFCAYTRQESREDDESKVNDLHLFQKEKIMKEDNENDDSSFAPSIDKSKDAIYADLKSEELVREIVGKDKSLADILDPNAKMRTTMDLMEGIFPKDEHLLEEAQQRRKHLPKIPSPRSSDNKKDEQNVPSAVSLTTSSTYYSTSAAKAELLIKMKDMQEQQHVEESSEEELNQNLSEKKQELIDSISKKLQVLRDAKETLLEDIQCNNALGEEVEIIVQEVCKPNEFDKFRMFIGDLEKIVNLLLSLSGRLARVENALNNLDETVSPDERKTLLEKRKLLTRQHEDAKELKENLDRRERTVYEILANYLNEENLADYEHFVKMKSALILEQRELEDKIKLGEEQLKCLTESLPSDRIM
- the shroom2.L gene encoding protein Shroom2 isoform X5, giving the protein MENLEPRAGQERFLPEDTRVQHSLLDQGQTVVERKLMEGYRLVDVILTGGAPWGFTLKGGKEHGEPLIITKVEDGNKAADILMAGDEIVNINDQQLLGYRQEAICLVKGSHKILKMIVKRSSSHDLSNPWDQTNLQRNSENFSSMGSMDSIDQTYQFGRLSSAKSNNSIDYVGSQNKRDSAYGSFSASFSTPDHTLSKTASASTENILYKNNDLDNTQRGYSKTSPSLNETIRSADKPGIQSSSINETSKIQRTEDHAEPRYSGRSNFGPVWNIPDKKKTASPPPPPPPQRSDSYAVTKIHEKPTSFMHLDASSTQHFNVANKSDAKPDWNLEISEQQRPMRAHDRTVADTRRTSNSSYHAELNVDQGLSPYKDKYPSNLPSVSRMQASLSTNDVRFAQPVYSYHHQRQYSDESTLFQNTRASALHRSQQQPMKYESSFNHVPADLAYVYHPHQLRVPATSAGFSSGKINVENNGQNHFQNVSLKFSQGNTTHHQCKEEEYYAPEVNSGRKSVQPENTVTKVEMSDYGLPQESIEPSQINCEKNGLNISEKRDNSLGNIEHIINKTTGHSEEKCNNRFNQVGHSGKGSNRSNQDSWRKEANKITPLVTPMLHSLAQEGRNRSESFPDAEFEKQPFPDASKQSRRSDRFATTLRNEIQLRRARLQKSKSTAALTESNETETSENWRQDSLESPSSEGSFSSTYRSHLQEAQARVLRATSFKRRDLDTGISDHLSQFQDRKMQVSNFSGLPLEPVQPKQNTAGGSSQNVSRIGARKRFTTQQKLMSFSEPEKINEVGVSEDQYNFRAESSTKATKGSFADRWKFFEETSKCAQTKVLPKVQPEETFEITTDKDYAKSFNEQDKRTWAVSEQNTTAKSHSPDKITTEPRQRLGTFAEYEASWKEQKIQLERKNSGRCHSADNILDAGLEQNPKAQYIHERSKSSPTTDFYAQGAAVESKQQSESVRKDSENSNSTHCRSSTGDSSTRINRIVEVGDQCGATCEQGALTCNTDWKPHEKSFQLPEPSNESQQSRARSGTLPDDYRYASENVKQGTWDIGFSAVPISEASPDLTNADNDLWQDHPAVHKKRGTAPQRPPPPKLKNKYWRQNGSSSSLATSSESLLTAQGRRAQSYSPSSQDTLPPQSLQKQSPGTYPDKHSSIHIYDYQLPLPPENDQYPIDKNYTESELSSKSHLQIPGMEPSRSPSPQFAPQKLTDKPPLLVPDENLSRIERVIDNTTVKMVPIKIVHSETHAEKESRHNLLSAIEPTALPSGLAKDQLKTLSTSEQSYSRFCAYTRQESREDDESKVNDLHLFQKEKIMKEDNENDDSSFAPSIDKSKDAIYADLKSEELVREIVGKDKSLADILDPNAKMRTTMDLMEGIFPKDEHLLEEAQQRRKHLPKIPSPRSSDNKKDEQNVPSAVSLTTSSTYYSTSAAKAELLIKMKDMQEQQHVEESSEEELNQNLSEKKQELIDSISKKLQVLRDAKETLLEDIQCNNALGEEVEIIVQEVCKPNEFDKFRMFIGDLEKIVNLLLSLSGRLARVENALNNLDETVSPDERKTLLEKRKLLTRQHEDAKELKENLDRRERTVYEILANYLNEENLADYEHFVKMKSALILEQRELEDKIKLGEEQLKCLTESLPSDRIM